The Glycine soja cultivar W05 chromosome 6, ASM419377v2, whole genome shotgun sequence genome has a window encoding:
- the LOC114414476 gene encoding uncharacterized protein LOC114414476 — MASSPLNSKSGSHGRSNSLPSRPHPLILKCNEHLESLRASNETSSSLSNLRHKVGGLQDLIECVEKLIQLPLTQDVFLHECQENWVDELLDGSLRLLDVCTSAKEALLHTKECTRELQSIIRRKRGGEVELTAEVKKFLTSRKVVKKAISKALANLNSISKSCNFSSTADKDHRTVALISLLQDVEVVTLSTFQTLLQFISGSTRSKSNNWLSISKLIQPKRVGCSLVADESEFAQLDAALQSFVCKTCKFEDTNNLQNHLEKMESCIQDFEEGLEFLFRRLIKIRVSLLNILNH, encoded by the coding sequence ATGGCATCCTCTCCTTTGAACTCAAAATCTGGCTCCCATGGTCGCTCAAATAGCTTGCCCTCTAGACCACACCCTCTCATTCTCAAATGCAATGAACACTTGGAAAGCTTAAGGGCTTCCAATGAAACCTCTTCTTCCTTATCAAATCTTAGACATAAGGTAGGAGGATTGCAAGATCTGATTGAGTGTGTTGAAAAATTGATTCAGCTTCCTCTCACTCAAGATGTCTTTCTCCATGAGTGTCAAGAGAATTGGGTGGATGAACTTTTGGATGGATCCTTAAGGCTCTTAGATGTGTGTACTTCAGCCAAAGAAGCTTTACTGCACACAAAAGAATGCACACGTGAACTTCAATCAATCATAAGAAGGAAGAGGGGTGGTGAAGTGGAGTTGACAGCAGAGGTTAAGAAATTCTTAACATCTAGGAAGGTAGTGAAAAAGGCAATCTCCAAAGCCTTGGCAAATTTGAACAGCATTTCAAAGAGTTGCAACTTCTCATCTACCGCAGACAAAGATCACCGAACAGTGGCTTTGATTAGCTTATTACAAGACGTGGAAGTGGTTACACTTTCAACATTTCAGACACTGCTGCAATTTATCTCAGGATCAACACGATCAAAGTCAAACAACTGGCTTTCAATTTCCAAGCTAATTCAGCCCAAAAGAGTGGGTTGCTCGCTAGTTGCTGATGAAAGTGAATTTGCCCAATTGGATGCAGCATTGCAGTCCTTCGTATGCAAGACTTGCAAATTTGAAGACACGAACAATCTGCAAAACCACTTGGAGAAAATGGAGTCGTGTATTCAAGACTTTGAAGAAGGACTTGAGTTTCTATTTAGGCGTCTGATTAAAATCAGAGTTTCCCTTCTCAATATCCTTAACCACTAG